The following proteins come from a genomic window of Nostoc sp. TCL26-01:
- a CDS encoding BMP family protein, with amino-acid sequence MKLGFSRRKFFVYGSATFATGLLLKACSSNQTTTPTTTSSTDGFKIAIALPGVITDQAWNQSGYEGVNLAKQKLGAEITYVEQVAQADQSEVLTDFARKGYNLVFAHGGQFDAAIEQVAAQFPNTFFVGVNGNLKGENIASLRIDHLQGSYLCGMIGAAMTKSNKLAYIAGQEFSATQEELRGFELGAKSVKPNVQITPTFTGDWNDVAKAKEATLALISAGNDVIYQWLDSASPAVLQTASDKGVYAFGNTKDQLDIAPKAVLTSAVKKLDVAIAYLAELAKQKQLTGQIYTIGLERPDILYLGKFAAAVPTAVKQNALKVKQEIVDKKITFITCREAGKDTRCVKKA; translated from the coding sequence ATGAAGCTAGGTTTTAGCCGCCGGAAATTTTTTGTGTATGGTTCAGCTACTTTTGCTACTGGATTGTTACTGAAAGCTTGTAGTAGTAACCAAACAACGACACCAACAACGACAAGTAGCACAGATGGGTTTAAAATAGCGATCGCTCTCCCTGGAGTGATTACAGATCAAGCATGGAATCAGTCTGGTTATGAAGGAGTGAACCTAGCAAAACAAAAGCTGGGTGCAGAAATCACCTATGTAGAACAAGTCGCCCAAGCAGATCAAAGCGAAGTCTTAACAGACTTTGCACGCAAGGGTTATAATTTGGTGTTCGCCCACGGTGGACAATTTGATGCAGCCATTGAACAAGTCGCAGCCCAATTTCCCAACACATTTTTTGTTGGTGTCAATGGTAATCTCAAAGGAGAAAACATTGCTTCTTTGCGAATAGATCATCTCCAAGGAAGTTATTTGTGTGGCATGATTGGCGCAGCCATGACTAAATCGAATAAATTAGCTTATATTGCCGGACAAGAATTTTCAGCCACACAAGAAGAATTACGTGGATTTGAATTAGGTGCAAAATCAGTTAAACCCAATGTGCAGATTACTCCTACATTTACAGGTGATTGGAATGATGTTGCTAAAGCCAAAGAAGCCACACTGGCTTTGATTTCTGCTGGTAATGATGTGATTTATCAATGGTTAGATAGTGCATCACCAGCCGTATTACAAACAGCTAGTGACAAAGGCGTGTATGCTTTTGGCAATACAAAAGACCAGTTAGATATTGCCCCCAAAGCGGTGTTAACCAGTGCCGTGAAAAAATTGGATGTAGCCATAGCTTATTTAGCAGAACTAGCAAAACAAAAACAATTAACAGGACAGATATATACCATAGGTTTAGAAAGACCCGATATTTTATATTTAGGTAAATTCGCAGCAGCAGTCCCGACAGCAGTTAAACAAAATGCCTTGAAAGTGAAACAGGAAATTGTTGATAAAAAAATTACTTTTATCACTTGTCGGGAAGCTGGTAAAGATACACGTTGCGTGAAAAAAGCATAA
- a CDS encoding TIGR01548 family HAD-type hydrolase yields the protein MTKKITAIAIFDIDGVVRDVGNSYRRAIADTVEYFTNTAYRPTSLDIDQLKSEGIWNNDWEASQELIYRYFATQGQSREQVQLDYDKIVTFFQARYRGTDPDNWTGYICDEPLLLKPSYLDELTQADIAWGFFSGATRGSATYVLEKRLGLKSPVLISMEDAPSKPDPTGLFATVSQLENGLEETAVVIYVGDTVADMYTVSKAKELKPHRTWIGVGILPPHVQETPARSHAYTKTLITAGASIVFSNVEQLNSRQIEQLAGE from the coding sequence ATGACTAAAAAAATCACAGCGATCGCTATATTTGATATAGATGGTGTTGTGCGTGATGTTGGCAATTCCTATCGCCGAGCGATCGCTGACACAGTAGAATACTTTACAAACACAGCTTATCGTCCCACATCCCTAGACATTGACCAACTTAAATCTGAAGGTATCTGGAACAATGACTGGGAAGCATCTCAGGAATTAATCTATCGTTACTTTGCCACACAAGGACAATCTCGTGAGCAAGTACAACTAGACTACGACAAGATTGTGACTTTTTTTCAAGCCCGTTATCGCGGCACAGACCCAGATAATTGGACAGGGTATATTTGTGATGAACCTTTATTATTAAAACCCAGTTATTTAGACGAACTCACACAAGCTGATATCGCCTGGGGCTTTTTTAGTGGTGCGACTCGTGGTTCTGCTACCTATGTTTTAGAAAAACGTCTGGGCTTAAAGTCTCCAGTGCTAATTTCGATGGAAGACGCACCAAGTAAACCAGATCCCACCGGACTTTTTGCTACCGTCAGTCAGTTAGAAAATGGTTTAGAGGAAACAGCTGTAGTCATATACGTCGGTGACACCGTAGCTGATATGTACACAGTCAGCAAAGCCAAGGAACTCAAGCCACACCGCACGTGGATAGGCGTAGGTATTCTACCACCCCACGTCCAAGAAACCCCAGCCCGTAGTCATGCTTACACAAAAACTTTAATCACCGCCGGCGCATCTATAGTATTCAGCAATGTTGAGCAGTTAAATTCACGGCAAATTGAGCAGTTAG
- a CDS encoding pentapeptide repeat-containing protein, whose translation MSANKTDKIWRWLIALTLIFVFSIVLILLTSSHPEGTTTQQQIQSKNQALTTSAIIFLGLAVMINTYYTAKRVEALQTNALASEKNWELGIQNTKLSQDKLISERLMTAIAQLGHEKIETRIGAIYVLERVAEDFPQEYWTVIEVLTAFVRENAAFGEVEAQTEEDAPSTYISKYKNNEPRIQQLPLQVPEQAAAKIRRDIQAALTVIGRRNAQHDEEGKKLDLRNTNLRRAELLGANLQRADLRGCNFRGADLRGCNLSGANLEGAKLVGAMMFEASLFKANLLEASLQAANLNRADLSGANLRGANLFGVSLRGANLSGANLYKANLQQAILKLANLAGAKLFLANLQGAKLGKANLYHCGLIGANLQGANLNGASLVGANLNAAKLQQTEVLFADFTGASLTQADLSKANLMGANLHRVTFYEANLAHANLVGANLSEANFCDVKLAGAILTGVKNLYSQQISMAVGDRTTRLPDNLEIPIHWRQSS comes from the coding sequence ATGTCTGCTAATAAGACAGACAAAATCTGGCGCTGGTTAATTGCTCTAACTCTGATATTTGTATTTTCTATAGTTCTGATTTTATTGACATCTTCTCACCCGGAAGGTACGACAACTCAGCAACAAATACAGTCTAAAAATCAAGCCTTAACCACTAGTGCGATTATTTTTTTGGGATTGGCTGTAATGATTAATACATACTATACAGCCAAGCGCGTCGAAGCTCTCCAAACAAATGCTTTAGCATCGGAAAAAAATTGGGAACTTGGCATCCAGAATACTAAACTCTCTCAAGATAAGCTCATCTCTGAACGCTTAATGACAGCGATCGCCCAACTTGGTCATGAGAAAATAGAAACTCGGATAGGCGCAATTTACGTTTTAGAAAGAGTTGCAGAAGATTTTCCCCAAGAATACTGGACAGTGATAGAGGTTTTAACAGCTTTTGTGCGAGAGAATGCAGCTTTTGGGGAAGTAGAAGCACAAACAGAAGAAGATGCACCATCGACATATATAAGTAAGTATAAAAACAATGAGCCTCGGATACAGCAGTTGCCATTGCAAGTTCCAGAACAAGCAGCAGCAAAAATTCGCAGAGATATTCAAGCAGCATTAACTGTGATTGGTAGACGTAATGCTCAACACGATGAAGAAGGGAAAAAGCTGGATTTACGCAATACTAATCTACGGCGGGCTGAACTATTGGGAGCTAATTTACAACGAGCAGACTTACGTGGTTGTAATTTCCGGGGCGCTGATTTGCGTGGCTGTAATCTGAGTGGAGCTAATTTGGAAGGTGCTAAACTTGTTGGCGCGATGATGTTTGAGGCTAGTTTATTTAAAGCAAATCTGCTAGAGGCTAGTCTACAAGCAGCAAATTTAAATCGTGCTGATTTGAGTGGGGCCAATTTACGAGGAGCTAATCTGTTTGGGGTAAGTCTGCGTGGGGCGAACTTGTCAGGAGCCAATCTTTATAAAGCCAATTTACAACAAGCCATCTTGAAATTAGCTAATCTGGCTGGAGCGAAGTTATTTCTGGCTAACTTACAAGGGGCGAAACTGGGGAAAGCTAACTTGTATCATTGTGGTTTAATTGGTGCTAACTTGCAAGGCGCTAACCTGAATGGAGCTAGTTTAGTTGGTGCTAACTTAAATGCAGCTAAATTACAGCAGACAGAAGTTTTATTTGCCGACTTTACTGGGGCTAGTCTAACGCAAGCAGATTTGTCTAAGGCTAACTTGATGGGAGCAAATTTACATCGAGTTACTTTCTATGAAGCTAATCTGGCTCATGCTAATCTTGTCGGGGCTAACCTGTCTGAAGCTAACTTTTGTGATGTGAAATTAGCAGGGGCAATCCTGACAGGTGTAAAAAATTTGTACTCACAGCAGATTAGTATGGCAGTGGGCGATCGCACAACTCGATTACCTGATAATTTAGAAATACCAATACACTGGCGACAGTCTAGTTAA
- a CDS encoding ABC transporter ATP-binding protein, with translation MDLRLENITKRFNSFIANDHISLSVESGKIHGILGENGAGKTTLMNIVSGLSQPDAGQIYLHNQPVKISSPHEAIKLGIGMIHQHFMLVPQLTVTENIILGTENSWRLNLEQKQQAIATLSQAYGIEVNPTAKIADLPVGIQQRVEILKVLYRQAKLLILDEPTAVLTPPEVKIFIAILRQLANAGNTIIFISHKLEEVINLCDTVTVLRRGQVVATTTTQATTPQQLAELMVGRDVVLQVDKSVTAPGEVILSVQNLQVTDDRGVKAVRDISFQLRAGEILGIAGVDGNGQRELADAITGLRKINQGKMDFKNLASATKKVGYIPEDRQKMGLVLQFNIAQNLILKVFKNLPFCRHFLLQSATIKHHAQMAMQTFDIRATGEDIKVSQLSGGNQQKVVLARELAGEPDLIVAMQPTRGLDIGATAAVHGQLLTQRDRGAGILYISTELEAIMAMSDRIAVIYRGEFVAILDAQTATIEEIGLLMGGGSLFTENA, from the coding sequence ATGGATTTACGCTTAGAAAATATTACCAAACGCTTTAACTCATTTATCGCTAATGATCATATTAGCTTGAGTGTTGAGAGTGGGAAAATTCATGGAATTTTAGGGGAAAATGGCGCGGGTAAAACCACCTTAATGAATATTGTCAGTGGTTTATCTCAACCTGATGCTGGACAAATTTATCTGCACAATCAACCAGTAAAAATTAGTTCACCACATGAAGCGATAAAACTAGGCATTGGCATGATACATCAACATTTCATGCTGGTGCCTCAGTTAACTGTCACCGAAAATATTATTTTAGGTACGGAGAATAGTTGGCGTTTAAATCTAGAGCAAAAACAACAAGCGATCGCAACTTTATCTCAAGCTTATGGCATAGAAGTTAATCCGACAGCAAAAATAGCAGATTTACCTGTAGGAATACAACAGCGTGTAGAAATTCTCAAAGTTCTTTATCGTCAGGCTAAACTGTTAATTCTGGATGAACCAACAGCAGTGTTAACACCCCCAGAAGTAAAAATATTCATAGCTATTTTACGACAATTAGCTAATGCTGGAAACACAATTATTTTTATCAGTCATAAATTAGAAGAAGTTATAAATCTCTGTGATACAGTCACAGTTTTACGCCGAGGTCAGGTAGTAGCCACAACCACAACTCAAGCCACAACACCCCAACAATTAGCCGAATTAATGGTGGGACGTGATGTGGTGTTACAAGTTGATAAATCTGTCACTGCACCGGGAGAGGTGATACTCTCAGTGCAAAATTTGCAAGTTACTGATGATAGAGGTGTGAAAGCAGTTCGTGATATATCTTTTCAACTGCGGGCTGGAGAAATTTTGGGAATTGCTGGTGTAGATGGCAATGGACAAAGAGAATTAGCAGATGCGATTACAGGTTTACGCAAGATAAATCAGGGAAAGATGGATTTTAAAAACCTAGCTTCAGCAACAAAGAAAGTAGGTTATATTCCGGAAGATAGACAGAAAATGGGCTTGGTTTTACAATTTAATATTGCCCAAAACCTAATTTTAAAAGTTTTTAAAAACCTGCCATTCTGTCGTCATTTTCTATTACAATCAGCAACCATCAAACATCATGCCCAAATGGCAATGCAAACCTTTGATATTCGGGCGACTGGGGAAGATATCAAAGTTAGTCAGTTATCTGGAGGAAATCAACAAAAAGTAGTTTTGGCACGAGAACTAGCAGGAGAACCAGATTTAATTGTCGCCATGCAACCCACACGGGGATTAGATATCGGGGCGACAGCCGCAGTTCATGGGCAATTGTTAACACAACGCGATCGCGGTGCAGGAATATTGTACATTTCTACAGAGTTAGAAGCAATCATGGCAATGAGCGATCGCATTGCCGTTATCTACAGAGGTGAGTTTGTCGCTATTCTGGACGCACAGACAGCAACCATAGAGGAAATTGGTTTATTGATGGGTGGGGGAAGTTTATTTACAGAAAATGCCTAG
- a CDS encoding nucleotidyl transferase AbiEii/AbiGii toxin family protein → MLNSHNLPFLESIGWQLKNVYQLTEQEKLQLYQRYWDYQTTFNNLQAEEKDFVHYLGKKYNSWIVSDLEMFNFVQHQQILKIINAFKPEVFHQANAYLAGGTLIALEYNEYRLSKNIDFLFPYGTESYKYLRNLIYDEGIIALFQNTIDIQLGESIANQYGIRFPVTVDGTTIKVEIVANGNFVLDPPVYPQWTKIPCLSISDRFTSKLMANADRWNDTSTQSRDLIDLAILRQNNEIPARAITKAEESYEVKKPLVKAINNFLQKAEYRNNCFQQLNISEEKIPIIMNGIDLLLVNCKLSEGV, encoded by the coding sequence ATGCTCAATTCACACAATCTTCCCTTCCTAGAATCTATTGGTTGGCAGCTAAAAAATGTATATCAATTGACAGAGCAAGAAAAGCTCCAATTGTATCAACGCTATTGGGATTACCAAACTACATTCAATAATCTTCAAGCCGAAGAAAAAGATTTTGTACATTATTTAGGCAAAAAATATAATTCTTGGATAGTATCTGATTTAGAAATGTTTAATTTTGTACAGCATCAGCAAATCCTCAAAATTATCAATGCTTTTAAACCTGAAGTTTTTCATCAAGCTAACGCTTATTTAGCTGGTGGTACACTGATAGCATTAGAATATAATGAATATAGATTGAGTAAAAATATTGATTTTCTCTTTCCCTATGGCACGGAAAGTTACAAGTACTTAAGAAATTTAATTTATGACGAAGGGATTATCGCATTATTTCAAAATACAATAGATATCCAATTAGGTGAAAGTATAGCCAATCAATATGGCATTCGCTTTCCTGTAACTGTAGATGGAACAACGATTAAAGTAGAAATTGTCGCTAATGGCAATTTTGTTTTAGATCCTCCTGTTTATCCCCAATGGACAAAAATTCCTTGTCTGAGCATCAGTGACAGATTTACCTCAAAACTTATGGCTAATGCTGATAGGTGGAATGATACAAGCACACAATCTAGAGATTTAATTGATTTAGCGATATTGCGCCAAAACAACGAAATACCAGCCAGAGCAATTACTAAAGCTGAAGAAAGCTACGAAGTCAAAAAGCCACTAGTTAAAGCTATCAATAATTTTCTGCAAAAAGCAGAATATAGAAATAATTGTTTTCAGCAGTTGAATATATCTGAAGAGAAAATTCCTATCATCATGAATGGAATAGATTTACTCTTGGTTAACTGCAAGCTGTCAGAGGGTGTTTGA
- a CDS encoding pentapeptide repeat-containing protein produces MFTVILNICRLTTKKIQSTHITSANIFPQIVFNPQLIQSDLQKLFFSRRSHHIPQYLKIALENIHHQQIENKLSVIYQLGQLANEHPQYHWLIIEALASFVKNQEITHPQMLVSSNSTLLMREEIQAALTVIISRNPHQYPQSEQLDLSYTNMRGADLRQANLVQANLYQVNLADANLTGANLSDSILSAANLAGANLTGANLSGAILSAANLAGANLTNANLQGANLYLANLEDVFFHQTILTGANLREAKLTTIEPM; encoded by the coding sequence ATGTTTACAGTAATTCTTAATATTTGTCGATTGACTACAAAAAAGATACAAAGTACTCATATTACATCGGCAAATATCTTCCCCCAGATAGTGTTTAATCCTCAACTGATACAAAGTGATTTACAGAAGTTGTTTTTCTCCCGCAGATCGCATCATATCCCTCAATACTTAAAGATAGCTCTAGAAAATATACATCATCAACAAATAGAAAATAAACTCAGTGTGATTTATCAGCTAGGACAATTAGCTAACGAGCATCCACAATATCACTGGCTAATTATAGAAGCTCTGGCTAGCTTTGTAAAAAATCAGGAAATAACTCATCCGCAAATGCTTGTTAGCAGTAACTCAACATTACTCATGCGGGAGGAAATTCAAGCTGCCCTAACTGTGATTATCAGTAGAAATCCGCACCAATATCCTCAAAGTGAACAATTAGATTTGAGTTATACGAATATGAGAGGGGCAGATTTACGACAAGCCAACCTAGTACAAGCTAATCTCTATCAAGTTAATTTAGCTGATGCTAATTTGACTGGCGCTAATTTATCTGATTCTATTCTCAGTGCGGCTAATTTGGCTGGTGCTAATTTGACTGGTGCTAATTTATCTGGAGCAATTCTCAGTGCAGCTAATTTAGCTGGTGCAAATCTCACAAATGCTAATTTGCAAGGGGCAAATCTTTATTTAGCTAATTTAGAGGATGTATTTTTTCATCAGACAATACTCACAGGCGCGAATCTCCGCGAAGCAAAATTAACCACAATCGAGCCGATGTAA